The Ignavibacteriota bacterium genome contains the following window.
TTGTTAGTATCCAAGCAAACGAATATGCCTATCTGATACTTCAATTCATTTTCCAATTCATCGCTTGTATATGCTTTAAGTTTTATATCATCATATTCTATATTCAATTTGGCTACCAAAATGTCAAATCTATTTGTATCTAATTCACTTATATATTTATTTATATTCATTTAATCACAAGTTTCAGTTTTGGACAATTGTGCATAATACTCATCGGTTAAAATGTCTCTGCCAGCTAATAAGTGATAAAGATATTCTTTCTTAGGTTTTAAGGCATTGACAATTTTTTCTTTGTTTGCAATGTAAGTTGTTGCTTCAATTAGATTATTCTCTAAATCAGTTACTTGTACTAATTTTTTATCATATTGATTTGGATAGCCTTCTTCATTATCAAGATGAATTATATCAATATCAGGGAATTCGTAAAGTGCACCCTCTACATAATCATTGTTAGATTTAACAATATTGGCAAAAGTAAAATCTCCATATTTGGACTTTTTATTAAAAACTAATTTGTAATCAATAAGTTTTGCAAATTTTCTTGATGAGAAATTAATATTTCTCCCCTTCATCCTTTCAGGGTTCATATTTGAACCGTATGCGAAATACAACATTTTTGTGATTCTTTCCGATATTTAAAAATTATAAAACAGAATTTAACTTCCTATGGGAGATTTCTTTTACATAACCAACAATAATATCCCAATTCAAAAGAGAAACCTTGTTACCTCTTGGAAATTGAATTGTAATTGTTTTTTTTTCTTGATTAGGATGAGGT
Protein-coding sequences here:
- a CDS encoding gamma-glutamylcyclotransferase; the encoded protein is MLYFAYGSNMNPERMKGRNINFSSRKFAKLIDYKLVFNKKSKYGDFTFANIVKSNNDYVEGALYEFPDIDIIHLDNEEGYPNQYDKKLVQVTDLENNLIEATTYIANKEKIVNALKPKKEYLYHLLAGRDILTDEYYAQLSKTETCD